The Leadbetterella byssophila DSM 17132 DNA window TAGGCAAAGTAGTACCATCAAAAGCGCAAGACTGGCTATTTGAAGACATTATTCATCTAGACACCATGCGCAAGAAGGAATACGACCTTTATGTGCAATTGCTCCTGCACTTCTTAGATCCGGAAGTAATCAAAAATTACACACCTGATCCACAAAGAAGCTTTTTTAAACCAAACGGTCCCGGTTATTATAAATCCGACAAGGTATTAGACATTGAGAGACTACTTTGTGAGGTACTAGCTATTCCAGAAGTAAGAATTCCACTAGTTGCAGCTGTGTCTGCCATAGAAGAATGCTCTTATCTGGAGATGGAACATTTTCTAAAGTACTCTGACAGAGAACTATCCAAGATTCTATTGACCGGAATGACAGAAGAAGGTGAGATGTTCTTCCCTCCTGTCCCCAATCTGATTTTCACCAGAGATATTGGAGTGGTTGTGAATGATCATATTCTCTTAACCCGCCCCTCGAAATTAGCTAGAACCCGAGAGTCATTAATAGCAAAATATATCTTCTTTAACCATCCTTATTTTCAGGAATTTAGACACAATATCATAGAGATAGAAGAAGATGAAGAGCACTTCCTTTTACCGGAAGACAAAACCAGACGTGTAGACACACTGGAAGGAGGAGATGTCATGATGGTGGCTCCAAACCATTTGTTGATTGGAATTTCAGAAAGGACCACCCTGGAAGCTGCACGTCAAGCTATGGATAAATTGTTCCAAAAGAAGGTTGTCCAAAAGGTGAGTATCATTAAGATTCCAAACAAAAGGGACTTCATGCATATTGACACGGTCTTCACTCCTATCAAGAGAAATGTCTGGGTACTGTTAAAAGCTATAGTAAAACCTCAAAGGAATAATGAAGAGGGCTGGAGGGATTTACAGCCCACCCCCATGGAGGAGCAAGTACTGATCCGAACTTTTGAAAACACAGATAAAGGGATAGTTTGCAGAGAAGTAGAAAACTTAGAAGCCCTGCTGGAAGATATTTCTAAAACGGATTTAGCCTGCACGGAAAAAGTAGAATTTGTGTATTCAGGAAATGACCAATTCCCCTATGGAGAGAGGGAACAATGGACAGATTCCTGTAACCTCCTGGTCTTAAAAGAAGGTGTAGCCATAGCCTACGACAGAAACGATAAGACCAATGCAGCTTTTGAAGCCAAAGGTTTTAAAATAGTAAAAGCAGAAGATGTCTTAAGTCAATTCCAAAAAGGCACACTTAATCCGCATGAAATGGAGAATACCATTATTCTGCTACCTTCAGCAGAATTGTCTCGAGCGCGGGGAGGTTCACATTGTATGAGCTTACCCTTACGCAGAGCTAGGATTTTTGAAAAATAATAATAAAATTGAACAACTAAAACCTTAAATAAGAAAGGCTATGCAAGAGCAAGTAACATCTAATTTACTGATGATTAGGCCAGTAAATTTTGCCTTTAACCCGGAAACCGCAGCCACCAATACCTTTGTGCATCCGAATGAACTCCCTGAAAAGGATATAAATAAGAAAGCTCAAGATAATTTTGACGAACTCGTTGAGCAATTGCGACTTAGAGACATTCAGGTCCACGTTTTTGATGACACAGATTATCCTTATACTCCGGATAGTATTTTCCCGAACAACTGGATATCTACTCACCATTCCGGAAAGGTGATGCTCTACCCTATGGAGGCTCCTAACCGTAGAGCAGAAAGAAGACAAGACATTTTAGATTTCCTAAAAAAGAATTTTGATTTTCATGTACTACTAGATCTGACTCACTTTGAAAGTGAAGGGAAGTTCTTAGAAGGAACCGGTTCCTTGGTGCTTGATAGAATGAATAGGATAGCCTATGTGGCAAGATCCAGCAGAACGCATCCGGATGTATTGAAGGCCTGGCAAAAGGTGATAGATTATGAACTTGTGCTGTTTGAAGCCTATGATAAAGAGGATAACTTGGTTTACCATACTAATGTGATGATGAGTATGGGAGACACTTTCTGTGTCATATGTTTAGATGCCATCAAGGATCCTGACCAAAGACTAATGGTAAAACAGAAATTAGAGAAGACCGGTAAGAACATCATGGAGATATCCTTGGAGCAGATGCA harbors:
- the ctlX gene encoding citrulline utilization hydrolase CtlX, which gives rise to MQEQVTSNLLMIRPVNFAFNPETAATNTFVHPNELPEKDINKKAQDNFDELVEQLRLRDIQVHVFDDTDYPYTPDSIFPNNWISTHHSGKVMLYPMEAPNRRAERRQDILDFLKKNFDFHVLLDLTHFESEGKFLEGTGSLVLDRMNRIAYVARSSRTHPDVLKAWQKVIDYELVLFEAYDKEDNLVYHTNVMMSMGDTFCVICLDAIKDPDQRLMVKQKLEKTGKNIMEISLEQMHHFAGNMLLVKNKKDKNFLVMSDQAYFSLRREQIDTMDYFAEILHTDLNIIETVGGGSARCMIAEIHLPEK
- a CDS encoding arginine deiminase family protein — translated: MKIFVNSEVSTLEALLIHSPDSGLGKVVPSKAQDWLFEDIIHLDTMRKKEYDLYVQLLLHFLDPEVIKNYTPDPQRSFFKPNGPGYYKSDKVLDIERLLCEVLAIPEVRIPLVAAVSAIEECSYLEMEHFLKYSDRELSKILLTGMTEEGEMFFPPVPNLIFTRDIGVVVNDHILLTRPSKLARTRESLIAKYIFFNHPYFQEFRHNIIEIEEDEEHFLLPEDKTRRVDTLEGGDVMMVAPNHLLIGISERTTLEAARQAMDKLFQKKVVQKVSIIKIPNKRDFMHIDTVFTPIKRNVWVLLKAIVKPQRNNEEGWRDLQPTPMEEQVLIRTFENTDKGIVCREVENLEALLEDISKTDLACTEKVEFVYSGNDQFPYGEREQWTDSCNLLVLKEGVAIAYDRNDKTNAAFEAKGFKIVKAEDVLSQFQKGTLNPHEMENTIILLPSAELSRARGGSHCMSLPLRRARIFEK